GTCCTGGAGTCTGCATACACCTGCCTTTGTACAGGTCATGCAGTCAAGGGGATGCATGGATACAATCAGGTCTATAACGAATTTTCTAATCTCATCTATTTCTGGTGTTCTGGTCTTTACAACCATGCCATCCTTCACCTTCATGGTGCAGGCAATCATTGGGCCCTTTGTGCCTTCTATCTCTACCATACATAGTCTACAGGCACCTATTCCGCGCATGCCCTTCAGATAGCAGAGATTTGGTATATGAATACCTGCAATATCTGCTGCATCTATTAAGTTAATTCCCTCTGGAACCTGGATTTTTTTGCCATCAATTGTGATATTCACAAGGTTTGTCATCTATGCCTCCTTTATATTGATCATTTATAATATATATTATTTTTGAGCAAGGGTAAGACCCCTTTCAAATACTGCCTTGCTTTCGAGTACAATGGCTCCGGTTGGACAGACCTTTATACATTCTCCACACCTTGTGCACCTCTTCTGCCTTATCTCAAAGGGAAGATAGCCACTCAGGAAGGGCTTCTTCTTTTCCCCGAGTATGGCATTGAATTTACAGACATCCTGGCAGGCTCCGCATATTATGCAGAGCTCAGGTATTATCCTGTATCTTATGAGGCCCTTACACTCCATCTGAGGACATTCTGCCTGAATGTGAGCCTCAAAGACACCTGTATCAATCCATTCAAGAACAAATCTTGCTGTATCCTTCCCTTTCTTGCACATAGAGGCAACAAGCATGTATTTCATTATCATTTTCAGTGCTCTTATGTCTTGCTCTGAGCCTTCACCCATCTGGAGTCTTTCAAGCCTGAGCCTTGCCTCATAGGTACCCATCTCGCAGGGAAAACACCTTCCGCACATCGGACCATTAAGAAATTCAGTAATATAATAAAGGGATCTGCCCACAGGACATTTTATTGAAGCTTCAGCCTCCTTTTTAATATCCTCTACCTTTTTTTCTCTTACTTCCATGTTATTACCTCTCCACAGTTTGAAATTAATATATATGGTCTGCAAAGTAACATATTTCAGGCATAAGGTATTTAACTACATCTCTAAAAGAAATTACACCTGCAACCCTGCCCTCTCTCATTACAGGAAGATGTCTTATATTTTTCTGACACATTACACTTAGGACAACGTTAACATCTGTGCTCTCATCGAAGGTCACAGGATCAGGGGTCATCACCTCTGAAATAATTCCTGTCTCAAAGGAAATTTTTTTCGCATATAAATGAACCACATCTCTTTCTGTAAATATGCCTACAAGCTTCTCTCCATCCATAACGAGCACGTCTCCAATGTTTTTTTCAGCCATAAGCCTGATAGCATCTCCTATCCGTGTACCAGGACTTACAGAAACTATCTCCTTGTTCTTTTTTGCTACCAGAAGTTCTCTGAGCTTCATAGTTCCTCCTTTTACTTTACCTTTACACTGTCTTTTGCTTTTTCAATCTTTACCGCACCTATTGGACAGGCTAGATAACAGGCCCTGCACTTTGTACAGTAATCCTGGTCTATAAATAATCTGTCTCTGTAATCCTTTATTGCATCAAAGGCACAGGCTTTCTGGCAGAGACCACAGAGAAAACATTCCTCTCTATCAATAATATATACACCCAGTCCTTTACATTCCTTTGCTCTGCAGTATTTTTCAAAAATATGCTCCTCGTATTCTTCTCTAAAGTATTTTATTGTTGAAAGAACAGGATTGGGTGCGCTCTGACCAAGTCCGCACAGAGAGCTTTTCTGGATATGCCTTCCCAGTTCCTCAAGTCTTTCTATATCTCCTTTTTCTCCTCTGCCATTCGTGATACGCTCTAATATCTGCAACATCTGGTATGTACCTACCCTGCAGGGAGGACATTTTCCGCAGGATTCGGACTGGCAGAAAGAAAGAAAATATTTAGCTATATCAACCATACAGCTTTCCTCATCAAGTACTATCATTCCACCTGAACCCATCATTGAACCTGCTTTTGTTAGAGTATCAAAATCTACTGAGAGGTCAAGAAGGCTTTCGGGAAGGCATCCACCTGAAGGACCTCCTGTCTGGATTGCCTTGAATTTTTTATTTCCAATAATTCCTCCTCCAATATCATAAACAATCTCTCTGAGGGAAATACCCATCGGCACCTCAACAAGGCAGGAATTCTTAACCTTTCCTGCAAGGGCAAAGACCTTTGTTCCTGGAGAATCTTTTGTACCAATTGAGAGGAAATAATCAGCACCCCTTTCTATAATGATAGGGACATTGGCAAAGGTCTCAATATTGTTAAGATTTGTTGGATAACCCCACACTCCACCTCCTACATCTGATAATCTTGGTGGCCTCGGTCTTGGAAATCCCCTGTACCCCTCTATAGAGGCTATTAATGCTGTAGACTCTCCACAGACAAAGGCACCAGCACCCCTTCTTATCTCTATGTCAAAATTAAAACCTGTACCAAGTATATTTTCTCCCAGTAGTCCAAGCTCTCTTGCCTGAGAGATGGCTACACCTAGATTTTCTACTGCTACAGGATATTCATCCCTTACATAGATAAATCCATACTGGGCTCCTATTGCATAAGCGCATATTATCATTCCCTCTATAACGCTGTGAGGATTGCCTTCCATGATGGCTCTATCCATAAAGGCTCCGGGATCTCCTTCATCACCATTGGCAACCACAAATTTTATCTTGCTCTTTGAATTCTTAGTATGTCTCCACTTTTTGCCCGCAGGAAAGCCTGCTCCACCCCTTCCTCTGAGGTTTGCCCTGTCAATCTCATCAAGGACATCATCAGGAGTCATAAAAAAGAGAGCCTTTTCCAGTGCTGAATAACCATTAACCCTTATATAATCTTCTATTGACTTTGGGTCTATCAGACCATTATGGCGGAGTACCAGTCTTAACTGTTTTTTGTAAAGCGGAATATCCTCTATCCTTGCGATGGGTTCATGTAGTATGTCATCCCTGTATAAAAGAGGTCTGAAAAATGTTTTACCTTCTAGTGTATAACTCATTAGATTGGGTACAGTCTCAGGTCTCACCATGGTATAGAAAATTCCTGAAGGCTCTATCTTGAGATTTGGACTTTTTGAACACATTCCCCTGCAACCTGTAATTTTGACTTCAAAGTCCACACCTCTTTTCCTCGCCTCTTCAGTTATCCTGTCTGCTACCTTCAATGAACCAGATGCCCTGCAGGCACTACCTCCACATACAAGAAAGGTTAAAGCCTTCTTTGTTTTCTGCAAACTTTCTCTTAAATTTCTTAGCTCATCTAAATTTCTGAGCCTTTCCATATTTTCTCTTCCTTTTCTTTTTTTATCTTTACGGCATCTATCGGACAGGCTTCATAACAGGCCTTGCACTTAGTGCAGTAATCCTGGTCTATGAAATATCTATCTTTATACTCTTTAATCGCATCAAAGGCACAGGCTTCCTTACATAATCCGCAGAGGAAGCATTCTTTTTCATCTATTACATAAAGACCTATACCCCTGCATACCTTTGCCCTGCAGTATTTGTTAGTTATATGTTCCTCGTATTCTTCTCTAAAGTATTTTATCGTAGATAACACTGGATTGGGCGCTGTCTTTCCCAGTCCACATAGCGAGGCCTTTTTGACACTGTTGCCGAGTGATTCAAGCCTCTCTATATCACCGGGTTCACCTTCCCCTCTAACAATCCTTTCAAGAATCTGTAGCATCTGATAGGTACCTATTCTGCAGGGAGGACATTTTCCACAGGATTCCTGCTGAGTGAAGGATAGAAAGAACCTTGCCACTTCAACCATACAGTCTGTCTCATCCATAACCACTAGACCACCTGAACCCATCATAGAACCTATCTCAAAGAGTGAGTCAAAATCTATCTCTGTATCTATAAGATGAGCAGGTATACAGCCACCTGATGGTCCTCCTGTCTGAACCGCCTTGAGTTTTCTATCGTTCAATATACCTCCACCGATGTCATAGATTATCTCTCTGAGTGTAATACCCATTGGAATCTCGATAAGGCCTGTATTCTTAATCTTACCTGTGAGGGCAAAGACCTTCGTTCCCTTGCTTCCAGCCGTACCCATACTGGCATAGTTTTGACTTCCCACTCTGATAATATATGGAACATTGGCAAATGTCTCAACGTTATTAATGCAGGTGGGGTAGGACCATAGGCCTTTTTCTGCAGGAAATGGTGGTTTCTGACTGGGGAAACCCCTTTTACCTTCAATGGATGCAAGAAGAGCAGTCTCTTCACCACACACAAAAGCACCTGCTCCTTCCCTTATAAAAATATCGAAACTGAATCCAGAGTCGAGGATATTTTCACCCAGCAGTCCGAGCTCTCTTGCCTGATTTATCGCTATGTGTAAATTCTTAACCGCAAGTGGATATTCATGCCTCACATATATGAAGCCGTATTTTGCACCTACTGCATAGGCACATATCATCATTCCCTCTATCAGGGAATGGGGATCTCCTTCCATTATTGAACGATCCATGAAGGCTCCGGGATCTCCTTCATCACCATTCGCTACTACTAGCTTTATTAAAGAGGGTGCCTTTCTTACAACATCCCACTTAACTCCTGTAAGAAAGCCTGCACCTCCTCTGCCCCTCAATCCGGAATTCGTGATCTCCTCTATAATCTCTTCAGGTGTCATTGAAGAAATAGCCTTTGCAAAGGCCTCATAACCATTGTATTTAATGTACTGAAAGATATTACGGGGATCAATCCTCTCATTATTCCTGAGGACTATCCTCTTCTGTTTTTTATAAAAGGGAACTTCATCCATGTGAAATACAGGTTGGGTTAAGGTACTATCTCTGTAAAGGAGCTCTCTCACAGGGATATTACCCTTTAAAGTATAGTTTATAATTTTTGGAACATGCTCAGGGGTTATTCTCTGGTAAAAGTAACCCTGTGGATCTATCTGCATTAGAGGTCCTTTCTGACATAGTCCCTGACAGCCTGTTTTTACAATCTCAAGATCAATCTTATTTGCAGCACTCTCAGAGAGTATTGCTTCTATTACCCTGTGTGAACCCATTGCTGTACAGGCTGTTCCACAACATATTCTTACCCTGGGTTTTTCACTTGCACTGTCATGCTCCAGTTTTTCCCTGAGTTTTTTTAAATCTCCGATACTTCTCAATCTCTCCATTACTTACCTGCCTTAATGGCCTCAACTATTTCATCTACCTTTTTAGGGTCAACAGATCCTATAATCTCATTATTTAAGGTGATGACAGGTGCAAGACCGCAGCAGCCCACACAACCAACAGTCTCAAGCGTTACAGAAAGGTCGGGGGTTGTTTCACCTTCATCAACATGAAGTGTATCTTTTAATTTTTCAAGAACCTTTGATGCACCCCTTACATGACAGGCAGTTCCCATGCACACACAGACCACATTTTTTCCTCGGGGTTTAAAATAAAAATGTTTGTAAAAAGAGGCTGTGCTGTAAATATCAGCAAGGGGGATCTGTAGCTTTTTTGAGAGTTTTCGTAATACATCCTCAGGAAGATAATTGTACTCCTTCTGTATCTCCTGAAGGGCGTGTATAAGAAGCCCCCTTCTTTTCTGCTGGAGGGTTAGTATCTCAGCTGCACTCCTGTAAGAAGAATCAATTATTTCATCATTCAGCTCTTCTATTTTCATCTTACCTCCCTGTAGTGTCAGGCCATATGCTGACCTTTTTTCTTATTGTTACATATGGTTACACTATTACTTAGGGTAACGATTCTAAATATTTATTATTTTAGCACAAAAATTTAGTCTTTCATTATTTTTTTATTTTATAAGTTTATTACTCAACCTGGCTTTTTATTGACCTGGCAATTGAGAGACCTATACCAGAAACCTTGGCGAGTTCATTTAGGGAAGAGCTTTTGATGTGTTCCCTTGTTCTGAATCCAGCATTGTAAAGACTCCTTGCCCTTATTCTTCCTATACCTTTAAGGGTAATTAGTTCAAGGAGTTCTTCCTTTATACCATAACTCATTCTAAGCCTTAGTAAAGAAACAGGTTTTAAAAGATGCTTGAGGGAGAAGATCTTGGCAATCTCTTCTGCACAATAAAGGAGCCACTCTGCAAGCTCTACAATTGTATGAAGGTCTCCTGGACCTATGCTGTATTTAGAAGAGATCTCATCCTCTGTCTTTTCTTCTATCCAGTCAACAAGGCAGAGGGCTGTTTTCAGCTCAGAAAGAACCTGTTCAAAGGGATATTCTTCTGTATCGATCAGAAGCTCTTTCTCATATTTATAATAGGCATTAAGCATATCATCCATTTCTCTTTCCTTTACAGCAAGGTTCATCATATCAGGTGTATGGCATATAATATGAATAATAGAAATCAATCTCTTGGGCTTAGGACTCTTAAGGGCATCCCTAAGTATTACACCTGTAAGAGGGTCTATATACAGCTCTGAGACCCTTTTTCCAAAGGGTGTTGGTCTTAAATAACCAGAGGTCTCTGTAATAAGACCTTGTTCTTTGAGAAAGCTGATAATCCTTTTGGTAATTCTGAATATTCCTTCTGTATCCCTCTGGTATCCGTAAAAAGTATTTTTAAGAAAGTTCCTTATCTCATCCTCCTTCATGGTGAAAAGCCCTGCTATTGATGAAAGTATATGGACCCTGAGCACAGATTCATCTGCCAGCTGCGATTCTATTGCCTCGGGCTCGCCCTTGATATAATTTTCTACTATAAATCTCTCATCGCTTCTTGACCTTGCGATCATTATGGACTGTCCATAACTGTCATAACCTGGTCTTCCTGCCCTTCCTGACATCTGTTTTACCTCCATTACTGGTATGGGCTCAATACCCCTTGCAGACTCATACCTCTTCCAGTCCTTTATTATTACTGTCCTTGAAGGAAGATTAAGGCCCATTGCAAGGGTTGTTGTGGAAACAAGAATACTTATCTTACCCTCTCTGAAGGCATCTTCGACAAGGCCTCTATGCTCAGAAAGAAGTCCTGCATGATGGAAGGCTGCTCCACCTTTTAAGGTCTCTGCGAGTCTCTTTGACAGCCTTGTTGGCTCTCCTGTAGAAAGGACATCCATTGATATTTTTTCAAGAATGGAACTGTCACTTTCAGAAATCCTGCTTCTGAGAGACTCTGAACACTTCTCAGCAAGGGATTCTGCTGATCTTCTTGTGTTTACGAATATGAGAACCTGGCCTGATGCCTTTACTGTATCAAGGGCTATATCAAGTACCTCAATCTTTGAGGTCCTCTCTATCCACTTAATAGAACCATCATTGAAAAGCACAGCTCCATTAAAATATACGCCCTCCTTCAGAGGAACAGGTCTCCATCTTGATTCAACGAGCTCTGCTTTTAGCCAGTCAGCAATCTCAGAGGCATTTTTTATAGTAGCACTTAATCCTAGTATTCTTATATGAGGATAACTATCCCTAAGCCTTGTGAGGACAATCTCCAGTGTAGGTCCACGATGGCGGTCACCAAGAAGGTGAATCTCATCAACAACCACTAACCTTATATCACCCAGCCATGATGCATGGTGTCTTATAAGGGAATCAACCTTTTCATTGGTGGCTATGATTAAATCAGCCCTTTCGAGCCAGGGATCAGCGCTGTCATAATCACCAGTGCTCTGCATCACCTTCATACCCAGTCTCTCATATCTCTTTTTGAAATCATCATACTTCTGCCGTGCCAGAGCTCTAAGAGGAACAAGATAGAGTATCTTTCCGCCTTCTTCAAAGAAGACTTTCAGAAAAAGTATCTCAGCTATCAGGGTCTTCCCCGAGGCTGTTGGTGCAGATACAATAAAAGAGCTTTCAGTAGAAATGAGGCCCTTTTTTAATGCCTCTTCCTGAGGTGGATAGAGAACACTCACACCTGTGTTCTTAATGGCATCAATCAGCCTTTGATCAGCACCAAAGGACTTTAAATCCTCTATGGTCATGATTTAGAATATCATATTTATCTGCCAATCATTTTATAGCAGGAGGTGTGAATGGAAAGGTTTACTCTTCATCCAGAGGATTCTGTTCTTATAATAATTGATATTCAGGAAAGGCTTGCCCAGGTAATGGCTGAAAGGGAAAGGGTAATCAATAACTGCCTCCATCTCATTGAATTATCAAAATTACTGAACATACCGATTGTGATAACAGAGCAGTATCCTAAAGGCCTTGGCAGCACTGTGAAGGAAATCAGGGAGGCATTGCCTGAATATAAACCCTTTGAAAAGCTCTCATTCAACTGCTGCAGTGAGAAAGGTTTTATGGAGATAATTGAAGGTATAAAGAGAAAAAAGATGATAATTACTGGCATGGAGACACATATATGCGTCTTACAGACATGCCTTGGACTTCTTGAAAGAGGTCTTTATGTCCATGTAGTATCTGATGCAGTATGTTCAAGGTCAGAAGAAAATAAAAAAGCAGGTCTTGAATTCATGAGGGATGCTGGTGCAGCCATCACATGTACAGAGACAGTTCTATTTCAGGCATTAAGAATCGCAGGCACAGAGGAATTCAGGGTTATCTCAAAAAGGATAAAATAAAAATTCTCACCTAAAACTTTGCTCTTCCGAAGGGAAAAGCCCCTTTTCCACTTCTTCCTTATAAGTCTTGATTGCCCTGATTGCCTCTTCCTTAAGATTGGCATACCTCTTAACGAACTTTGGTGTGAATCTTTCAAAAAGCCCGAGGATATCGTGAATGACAAGTACCTGACCATCACAATAAGGGCCGGCTCCTATTCCTATGGTTGGAATGGATAACTTCTCTGTAATCTCCCTTGCAAGATCCATAGGTATTGCCTCAAGAACTATTGCAAAGACACCTGCATCCTGGAGCATAAGACTGTCTTCTATTAACTTTCTTCTCTGCTCCTCTGTCCTTCCCTGAACCTTAAATCCACCCATCCTGAGTATTGCCTGAGGAGTAAGCCCCACATGACCGAGCACCGGTATTTCTGCCTTTACTATTGCGCTGACCTGTGGAATAATCTCAGATCCGCCCTCTAACTTAACTGCCTGAGCTCCTGCCCCCTTGATAAATCTTCCTGCATTCCTTACAGCCTCTTCTATGCTTATCTGGTAACTGAGATAGGGCATACCTCCTATAACCATTGCATTCTTTGCTGCCCTCGCTACCATTGCTGTATGGTAGATCATCTCATCCATTGTAACAGGAAGGGTATTTTCCTTTCCCTGAACAACCATTCCAAGGGAATCTCCAACAAGGATCATATCTATACCTGCCTCATCAACTATCCTTGCAAAAGGGTAGTCATAGGCAGTAAGCATGGTAATCTTTCTGCCTTCAGCCTTTTTCTTCCAGAGTTCCTGAATGGTGATCATCTCTTAAATCAGTGCCTTATATATCTTGGTGCTATATCCAGACCTGAATTAAGTACTTTTAGTATATCCTTTATTAAAACAGGCATAGCGAAACTGAAAAAAATCTTTCATGCCCCGTTAATATACTAATTATACTGAAATTACTCTATTGAGTATAGCATATCATTTTCCTATACTGAATTTTGCTGCCTGTACTGTATTATACATGAGCATTGCTATTGTCATTGGACCTGCACCACCAGGTACAGGTGTTATGTAAGATGCCTTTTCCTTTGCTGCATCAAAATCCACATCACCAACAATCTTTCCATCAGGAGTTACATTTATACCTATATCAATCACAACTGCACCAGGTTTTATCATGTCACCTGTAATGAATTTTGCCTTTCCTATGGCAACGCAGAGTATATCAGCCCTCAGGCATTCTTCTTTAAGATCAGGTGTTCTTGAATGACATACAGTAACAGTGGCATTCTTTCTCAATAGAAGAAGGGCAAGGGGTTTTCCAACAATAATACTTCTTCCAACAACTACCGCCCTTTTTCCTGCAGGGTCTATTCCATAAGCCTCAAGCATCTTTATTACTCCAAAGGGCGTACAGGGAATAAAAGTCGGCTCATCAAGCAGGAGTTTCCCAAGACTGTGAGGACCGAAGCCATCGACATCCTTATTGGGTGCAATCCTGTACATAACCTCTTTCTCATCAAGATGTTTTGGCAGAGGAAGCTGAACGAGTATTCCGTGAACCTGCGAATCAGCATTAAGTTTATCAATTAGTTTGAGAAGTTCATCCCGGGATGTCTGCTCAGGAAGTTTATAACCGAAGCTCTTAATTCCTATCTCTTCACAGGTCTTTTCTTTTGAGGCAACATATTTCTTTGAAGCGGGATTTTCTCCTACTAGTACCACAGCAAGACCGGGTATGATACCCTTCGCTTTAAGCTCTGCTATCTCTTTTTTTAATCCTTCTCTGATATCCTGCGCTACTTTTTTTCCATCAATAATCTGAGCTGCCATTTTTGCCTCCCCGTAATTTAAAAAATATCAGTTACCGAAAGTAATCCTGTTACTACAAGTGAAATTTGAATATTTGATATAAAAGGTCATTTATTATTGCTTAAAAAAGCAGGACTTGTAAAGAGAAAAGGCATAAAAATAATTAATCAATTAATAAAACCTACAATCTTTTCTTTATAAGCTCAAGCATTTCTTCCCTTGTCGATTGTCTTGTTCTGAAAAGACCTCTAACTGCAGAAGTTACTGTCCTGGCACCTGGCTTTTTAATACCTCTCATGCTAAGGCACAGATGTTCTGCATCAATGACTACCATTGCTCCCTTTGGTCTGAGTCTTTCCATTAGCAGGTCTGCAAGCTGGCTCGTTAGCCGCTCCTGAACCTGAGGTCTTTTAGCAAGGATCTCCAGTGCCTTTGCAAGCTCACTCAGTCCAACTATCCTGCCAGCAGGGATATAGGCTATATGGGCAATTCCTATGAATGGAAGAAGATGGTGTTCACATATGGAGTAAAATGGAATATCCTTTAGAAGAACCATTTCGTCATGACTCTCTCCTTCCATTGGCTTTAAAATCTCCTCTGTGGATCCCTTGAGCCCTCCGAAAAGCTCCTCAGACATCTTTGCAACCCTCTTAGGAGTATCCCTAAGTCCAGGTCTTGAGGGATCCTCTCCTATACCCTCAAGTATGAGCCTTACACCTTCTTCAATCTTTTTTATGTCCACAGTATATTACCTCCCTGTCTGTTATAATCATATCTACTTTTCTGTCATGACCCTCAAGGCAGACGTCCTCCACAATCTGCTCATCATAGGCGATAGCAATTACTGGGATATCTTTTTTTAATCCCGCAAGGAGCTTATCATAGTAACCAGACCCATAGCCAATACGGCCACCGCTTCTGTCAAAGGCAACTCCGGGAACAATGATAATATCAGCCTCATTCAGGTCTCTCAATGGACAGCTATCATCAGGCTCCAGGATTCCGGCATAACCCTTTTTAAGCTGTCCGGGTGAGGTTATCTCCCTCACCTCAAGCTCCTTCTTTTCTATATTGACCCTGGGAAGAAAGACCCTTTTCCCGGCGATAAGACACTCTTGTATGAGCTCATGAGTATCTGGCTCTGACCTGAAAGAGGCATAAAGAAGAAGAATTCCTGCATTTTTAAATTCCTCAAGTTCCAGTAATCTCTTTTTGATAAGTATACTCTTTTCATACATTAAGGAGGATGGGAAGGAGTCTCTTTTTTTAATAATTGAGTTTCTTATATCTTCCTTTGAAAGAAATCTCATTATTCCCTGAGTCTGGAATCAAGAATCTCTTTTATTATTCTTATATCCTTTACAGCCTGAGGTGCATGCACATAGGGAGAAAGGCCCTTTATATCAGCTTCCATTATCTCATGATTGAAGCCTATAAATCCGAGTATCTCCATACCCTCTATGTTACTGGATATAAATTCCCTGTCAGCTTCATTCCTGACCTTGTTACCAACAACGAAAACCCTTTTTACGCCAAGACCCCTTGCAAGATCCCTGACGGTAATTGCAGTCTGGATACTCCTTGATCCAGGTTCAATTACAACTATAAAGGCATCAACTCCTTCAGCAGTGCCTCTTGTAAGGTGTTCGATTCCAGCCTCCATATCCACAATTACTACCTCATTTCTTTCTACAATGAGATGTTTTAATAATCTTCTTAAAAAGACATTCTCAGGACAGTAACATCCAGAGGAAGCCTCTTTTGATTTTCCAATCGTAAGAAGTATTATTCCATCAAGCCTGTATCCTATCTCATCAGGTATATCATCAACCTTTGGATTGAGCTTAAATACTCCACCCATCTGACCGGGTTTCGCTCCTGTCCTTTCTGCTATAAGGTCTGTAAGCTCAGCTATCGGTCTTATCTTCTGCGCCTCTTCTTTTGGAATTCCAAGTGCTCCAGCAAGATTGGCATCAGGATCTGCATCAACAGCAATAACCCTTTTACCTTCCTCTCTGTAAAGATAACAGAGAACAGAGCTTAAGGTTGTCTTACCAACTCCACCTTTTCCTGTAATAGCCACTTTCATCTCTTATTCAGAAGCCCTTTTACTACCTCAAGGAATTTTTCGATAATCCATAGGTCATCCTTGAGATGTTTTACAACCTCTCTGTCATCAACTTCATGATATAAATGAATAAGTACGTTCCTGAATCCTGCCATTGCCTTTAGCTTAACAGCTTATGCCTCATCTATAACTCCCACATCCTTCAGGATAAGAAAACAACCTCCATACTCGTCAGAAACCTTACCAGTAATTTTAGATAATATATGATGACTTATATCATTATAGCCTGAATAGCAACAATAAAATTATATTTTGCAGCATTAAGGACAGCTCTTCAGAATCTCTCTCTCCTCAAGTAGAGCATATTCTTTAAGGCTTGCAATGAGCTGAGTATCTCCTCAGAGAGCGCTTTTATCTTATCTGGATTTAATCTTTTATAATCCATTTTATCCTTCAAGACAGAAGGTCAAGTATAATCTCCCTTCTCTTTGGCAGAAGGTCAAAATATCTCTTCCATGTCTCCTCTAAGAATTCTTTTCTCACTTCATCATCCTTTGAAAATAAAAGTATGCCTTTTGTGGCATGATACCTGAAACCCCACGTGGCATGATTAAGTGCCCTTATATCAAGGGGCATTATCCTGGTATCCATCTCAGTACGTACAGATAGCTCAAGACAGTACTCAAGTTCTTCTTCAGGAACAATGGATTCATCAAGATAAAGGGCTATATCAATATCTCTGAAGGGAATATCCTCTTGAAAGGAGCCATGAATATAGGCAAAGATTCTCTCACCTCTGGGCTCAAGATAACTTCGCAGTCTGGAGCTTATCTCTGCTTTATCTCTCATAAACTATTTTAACACATATGAAAAGCCTTCCATAGATTCTTTACAACTGTCGGACTTTGGCATTGCTGCACTCAAGTGAGGCAGTTCTATGCTTTTACTGTCTGAAAATTAGGAAGGTAATTTTCACTTGACAGGCCTTGCGCGATATGGTAAGTTTTTGCAATGTTATCCGGAATTAAAAAAGTAAAGGTGAGTCCTTTGCATCTAAGTCTTTTTTTGTTGATATTAATTGTCTCCATACCTAGCCTGTCCTACAGCGCACCTTATGGTAAGGGAGAGCTTGTAACAGAATTTGGTGCAGAGATTTCCTATATCTCTGGCTATACCCTCTATCATATAAGTTATTATGAAGGTCTGTCAGGTGCTGAGAGTGAGCTAGAATTTCCCCTGAAGACCTATATGCTGGGACTTCAGGCAGCAATCCTCTACAGAGAGAAGGAGCAGGATAGGTTTAAACTTAATTTTGAGCTTCTTAAGAATCTTGATAATGGCTCTGGAAAACTCAAGGACTCGGACTGGCTTACAGAT
This DNA window, taken from Thermodesulfovibrionales bacterium, encodes the following:
- a CDS encoding 2Fe-2S iron-sulfur cluster-binding protein, producing the protein MTNLVNITIDGKKIQVPEGINLIDAADIAGIHIPNLCYLKGMRGIGACRLCMVEIEGTKGPMIACTMKVKDGMVVKTRTPEIDEIRKFVIDLIVSMHPLDCMTCTKAGVCRLQD
- a CDS encoding NAD(P)H-dependent oxidoreductase subunit E, which encodes MKIEELNDEIIDSSYRSAAEILTLQQKRRGLLIHALQEIQKEYNYLPEDVLRKLSKKLQIPLADIYSTASFYKHFYFKPRGKNVVCVCMGTACHVRGASKVLEKLKDTLHVDEGETTPDLSVTLETVGCVGCCGLAPVITLNNEIIGSVDPKKVDEIVEAIKAGK
- a CDS encoding NADH-quinone oxidoreductase subunit NuoF; translated protein: MERLRNLDELRNLRESLQKTKKALTFLVCGGSACRASGSLKVADRITEEARKRGVDFEVKITGCRGMCSKSPNLKIEPSGIFYTMVRPETVPNLMSYTLEGKTFFRPLLYRDDILHEPIARIEDIPLYKKQLRLVLRHNGLIDPKSIEDYIRVNGYSALEKALFFMTPDDVLDEIDRANLRGRGGAGFPAGKKWRHTKNSKSKIKFVVANGDEGDPGAFMDRAIMEGNPHSVIEGMIICAYAIGAQYGFIYVRDEYPVAVENLGVAISQARELGLLGENILGTGFNFDIEIRRGAGAFVCGESTALIASIEGYRGFPRPRPPRLSDVGGGVWGYPTNLNNIETFANVPIIIERGADYFLSIGTKDSPGTKVFALAGKVKNSCLVEVPMGISLREIVYDIGGGIIGNKKFKAIQTGGPSGGCLPESLLDLSVDFDTLTKAGSMMGSGGMIVLDEESCMVDIAKYFLSFCQSESCGKCPPCRVGTYQMLQILERITNGRGEKGDIERLEELGRHIQKSSLCGLGQSAPNPVLSTIKYFREEYEEHIFEKYCRAKECKGLGVYIIDREECFLCGLCQKACAFDAIKDYRDRLFIDQDYCTKCRACYLACPIGAVKIEKAKDSVKVK
- a CDS encoding 4Fe-4S binding protein, yielding MEVREKKVEDIKKEAEASIKCPVGRSLYYITEFLNGPMCGRCFPCEMGTYEARLRLERLQMGEGSEQDIRALKMIMKYMLVASMCKKGKDTARFVLEWIDTGVFEAHIQAECPQMECKGLIRYRIIPELCIICGACQDVCKFNAILGEKKKPFLSGYLPFEIRQKRCTRCGECIKVCPTGAIVLESKAVFERGLTLAQK
- the nuoF gene encoding NADH-quinone oxidoreductase subunit NuoF, with the translated sequence MERLRSIGDLKKLREKLEHDSASEKPRVRICCGTACTAMGSHRVIEAILSESAANKIDLEIVKTGCQGLCQKGPLMQIDPQGYFYQRITPEHVPKIINYTLKGNIPVRELLYRDSTLTQPVFHMDEVPFYKKQKRIVLRNNERIDPRNIFQYIKYNGYEAFAKAISSMTPEEIIEEITNSGLRGRGGAGFLTGVKWDVVRKAPSLIKLVVANGDEGDPGAFMDRSIMEGDPHSLIEGMMICAYAVGAKYGFIYVRHEYPLAVKNLHIAINQARELGLLGENILDSGFSFDIFIREGAGAFVCGEETALLASIEGKRGFPSQKPPFPAEKGLWSYPTCINNVETFANVPYIIRVGSQNYASMGTAGSKGTKVFALTGKIKNTGLIEIPMGITLREIIYDIGGGILNDRKLKAVQTGGPSGGCIPAHLIDTEIDFDSLFEIGSMMGSGGLVVMDETDCMVEVARFFLSFTQQESCGKCPPCRIGTYQMLQILERIVRGEGEPGDIERLESLGNSVKKASLCGLGKTAPNPVLSTIKYFREEYEEHITNKYCRAKVCRGIGLYVIDEKECFLCGLCKEACAFDAIKEYKDRYFIDQDYCTKCKACYEACPIDAVKIKKEKEEKIWKGSEI
- a CDS encoding CBS domain-containing protein, whose amino-acid sequence is MKLRELLVAKKNKEIVSVSPGTRIGDAIRLMAEKNIGDVLVMDGEKLVGIFTERDVVHLYAKKISFETGIISEVMTPDPVTFDESTDVNVVLSVMCQKNIRHLPVMREGRVAGVISFRDVVKYLMPEICYFADHIY